A segment of the Cetobacterium sp. ZOR0034 genome:
GTAGCTCAGTTGGTTAGAGCGCATGCCTGTCACGCATGAGGTCGCGAGTTCGACCCTCGTCACTCCCGCCATTAAATGAATTTTTTAAGATGTAGAAATACATCTTTTTTTTTATTCTTATATAAGAAATATCAAAAGTTGAAATAATAAAAGAGGGTGTAATTTAAAGTTACACCCTCTTTTGTTTATTGTAAATTTATTAAAACTCCAGCTATAACAAACAAAGATCCTAAAATAAATAAGATTCCTTGGAATTTAATCTGTTGCTTAGCCCAAGATCCCCATTCAATTTTAGCAATTCCTAAAATTGCCATTAAAATTCCAGAAGTTGGAACAATCATATTTGTAAATCCATCTCCCAATTGGAAAGCAAGTACAGCAACTTGTCTAGGAACTCCAACTAAATCAGAAAGTGGTGCCATAATTGGCATAGTAAGTGCAGCTTGACCAGATCCAGAAACAACAAAGAAATTAAATATAGACTGGAAGAAATACATCGCTATTGCAGATACAGAAGCGTGCAAGTTTCCTAAAATACCAGCTACAGAGTTTAAGATTGTATTTAAAACAGTAGGAGTCCCAGCGTCTATTCCACCTAAAACCAGTACAATTCCTTTTGCCATTCCAACAACTAAGGCGGCTCCAATTAAATCTTCAGCTCCTTTTCTAAAAGATGTGGCAATATCATTAACTGTCATGTCGTTTAGTTTAAATACTACTCCAATTATTCCAGAAACTATTCCCATAATTGTAAATTGAGCAGCTATTTCAGGAAGGTAATAACCGTGCAATACAACACCCCAAACAATCCAAGACATACCTAAGAATATAGTTAAGAATACTAGTTTGTGACCTAAAGTAAATTCTAAATCGTCAGTAGCATCCGCTTTGAAATCATC
Coding sequences within it:
- the yfcC gene encoding putative basic amino acid antiporter YfcC; protein product: LITGGAFGIILKTKAVEAGILNMIKKTKGSEVLLIPLVFLLFSLGGAVFGMGEEAIPFAMILIPIVVGMGYDSITGIFMCYISTQIGFGTSWMNPFSVAVAQGVAGIPVLSGAMFRIFMWIFFTAFGIFYTMRYAKKIKANPELSISYETDKFFRDDFKADATDDLEFTLGHKLVFLTIFLGMSWIVWGVVLHGYYLPEIAAQFTIMGIVSGIIGVVFKLNDMTVNDIATSFRKGAEDLIGAALVVGMAKGIVLVLGGIDAGTPTVLNTILNSVAGILGNLHASVSAIAMYFFQSIFNFFVVSGSGQAALTMPIMAPLSDLVGVPRQVAVLAFQLGDGFTNMIVPTSGILMAILGIAKIEWGSWAKQQIKFQGILFILGSLFVIAGVLINLQ